Proteins co-encoded in one Flavobacteriales bacterium genomic window:
- a CDS encoding M23 family metallopeptidase has protein sequence MSKDKKKNSFWNRWRFKYRFVILNSENFEERLSFNISRLNVFLLSCITITLLMGGTALVIAFSPLREYIPGYTSTNIRRQMVTLNQLSDSLNTELINRERYLQNIKNIIEGRDIDTNTSSNWQRISTQEDITVERTPEDSLLREHVEAEEKFNFFGTTSMDNQSVEKLLFFVPVQGLVTQSFNIEEEHYGVDVVTKENELIKSTLNGVVVFSSWTSETGHVIAIQHENNLLSVYKHNSVLLKSQGERVGAGEAVAIIGNSGKWSSGPHLHFEIWYNNNPVDPEQYILF, from the coding sequence ATGTCTAAGGATAAAAAAAAGAATTCTTTTTGGAATAGATGGCGGTTCAAATACCGTTTTGTTATCTTAAATAGCGAAAACTTTGAGGAGCGCTTATCGTTCAACATATCTAGGCTAAACGTCTTTCTATTAAGTTGTATTACTATCACTTTATTAATGGGTGGCACTGCTTTAGTTATTGCTTTTAGTCCACTAAGAGAGTATATTCCGGGCTATACAAGCACCAATATAAGACGTCAAATGGTAACGCTTAATCAACTTTCTGACTCCTTAAATACAGAGCTCATAAATAGAGAGCGCTACCTTCAAAATATCAAAAACATCATTGAAGGAAGAGATATAGACACTAATACAAGCTCCAACTGGCAGCGTATCTCCACTCAAGAAGACATAACCGTAGAGCGCACCCCTGAAGATTCTTTGCTAAGAGAACATGTTGAGGCTGAAGAAAAATTTAATTTTTTTGGCACTACAAGCATGGATAACCAAAGTGTAGAAAAATTATTGTTCTTTGTTCCTGTTCAAGGTCTTGTCACCCAATCTTTTAACATTGAAGAAGAGCATTATGGGGTAGATGTTGTTACGAAAGAAAATGAGCTTATTAAATCAACCTTAAACGGTGTTGTTGTCTTTTCCTCATGGACATCAGAAACAGGCCATGTTATTGCTATACAACACGAAAACAATCTGCTGTCTGTTTATAAACACAACTCTGTACTACTAAAAAGTCAAGGCGAAAGAGTAGGGGCGGGTGAGGCTGTGGCAATCATTGGAAATTCTGGCAAGTGGAGTAGTGGTCCACACCTACACTTCGAAATATGGTACAACAACAACCCTGTTGACCCTGAACAATATATCTTATTTTAA